The sequence CAGCCAATTCCCTGACTCCCAAGCTCCCTTTTCCCTATGGAAAATGTTTCAGCTCTGCTAGAAATTCCACGTGATTGCACCAAAACCCCCTCAGTCCTGAGTTTATCTTTTCATGCAGGAAAACAAACTAAGAAATTCTCTTTAATTGCAGGTAAAgttattatttatattctgaGTTGTGTAACTTCTTTATAAATTTGTAATGATTaatggcttataaactgtaacaGATTTATTATCCTTACAACCTGAGATTCCCTCTCTATATGCCCACTGAAATATCACCCTCTCATTTAGTGACTAATTAGTGTTTTAAAACACCTTATAAATTATTTAGGAATTATTTCTTGGTTTCCTCACTCTCTGATACAGCACATTAAAATGAAACTGGCATTTTTAAACTTCCCAAAAGAATTAGGAATCAATCTTCTCCATAGGAACAGAGGTTTGTCCCTTCAAGGATGGAATAATTACAATTTGTAGGAATTAAAGAAGAGCCTGTGCAGGTTCTTGCAGAAGATTTCACCCAAAAAATTCCTCTTGCTCTGGATTCTCTGCCCTTTTTCCACATGGCATGAACCCAAACCTGAAATTCCATGTGTTCTCTAAAATTCCACCTCCCAACCTGGAAATGGTGGAACTctgcccttggagcagccagattTCAGGTGATGCCCTAAACAGCAAAGCCAGTATTGTTCATCTTTCATCAATGTTTAAAAATCACGGAAAGAAACCCACATTTTTAAATCCTGTTTATGGTGGGGTTTACTTATGGATGAGCAAATACTGGACCTGGGAAAGTCACTCTGGTGGGACTTCAAATAACCAGGAGAAAGGAAATTGGATTTAACCGTAGATCCAAGAGGACACAAATCTTGAGGGGCCTTGTGAAATAAAACCATTggagttggaaaagacctccaagattaTCAATCCAATGACAGATCCATGGAAAAACTGAACCCTGAGGTTATGAGGAGTCATCTTCTCCTAAAGGAACAGTGATGGGATGAGAGGAAACtgcctccagctgtgccaggggaggctcaggtcGGATATTGGGGAAATTCCTTCACGGGAAGGGCTGGTGGTGGAGGAATCCCCATTCCTGGGGGGATTTAAAGCcacgtggatgtggcacttggggacgtggGTGGTCTTGGCCGTGCTGGGGAATGGTTGGGCTCAATCCTCAAACTCACCGAGTCCTTTTTCCGGGAGCGTTCCTTCTTCATCTTGCCTCCGGCCGCGCGGATGCTGACCCTGTTCTCTCCCCCCAGGTACCCCCGGCAGTTGGAGGAGCCACAGAAACATTTCTGGGCCTCTTTGCTGTGGAGGGACACAAAGGGAGGTTCAACAACAGCTCAACCCCAGCCACAGCCGCCCCTGCACCTTCTGAAgccaggaatgggaatggctCTGCATGGAAAAGCCACTGAAAATCCAAATCAAGTCTTCATTCCCACCACAGCTGCCATGATCCTGAGCTGGAAAGCCAAGCCTGCCTCACTTCCAGGCTCTCCACAGGCCAAGAACCAGGAATCCGAGAGGAAAAGGTGGAGCTGGTGGGGCTGACAGCTTTTTATCCCACATTGCCATCAATATCCTAATTTTTCTAAGGAATTTATCCTCAGGATTATACATCCATTAGGAAAAGCTTGCTTTTCATAGCATTTTATACCTCATATACTGAATTTTAGAGCTCAAAACAGGATAAAGAATGAGCTCAGGATTCATGGAAGCAGGAAAATCCACATGGAAAATTTGTTTTGGGTGTTCAGCCATGGCTAAAAAAtacaatatatataataaatgtaataaatGCAATACATGCAATACAGTTCCCAAGGAATATTTCCACCAAGTCTCTGTATTTCTCACTTGACACACCATCCATTTTAAACTCCATTCCACAATTTCTTGGGAAAATAGCAggggtttattttaaatacatggAACCCACTGGAGGAACGTGGCTCTGCAGTGGTAAGAAGCAGGGATGCTCAATTCCAGGAATTTCTAGGAAGGAGGAATAATCTTAAAACGCAACTAAAAACTCATTCCTGCTTACAGAAGGGCCTGAAGAAGGTTCCAGAATGAAAAGGAAGGGTCGTTCCTCAAGTTATACTTCACCAAAGAGTAATGGAGGAATCTTAGGCTCAGGTTTAGCCAAGGGATCCCAATTCCAGGCTGGAGCtttttccctgcagccctggattAGGCCAGGAAGAGGGGATGAGTTATCCAGGGGGTTTTACAGCTCCTCAGGTACTTGCAAAGCCATAAAACAGGAGTGGGAAGGGAAGAACGGGAATTCTTGAGGGATATTGCAAAGTCTGGAGCCTGGCTAATAAACAATCAGACAGGAAGAAGCAGGGAAGGTAATTGTCTGGGAAAGGGATGGAGTAGGAAgagtggggaaggggaagagcaGGAATTCCTGTGCCAGGAAAGGGGACGTACCCGTATCTCTGGAACTGGTAATCAAACGTCAGCTCCGAGCCCGACGGGACCAGCTTGGTGGTGAAAAACCCAACCCGGAGCTGCCCATTCACAGTCCACTGTGGGAAAAAGATGCCAGGAGTTATTCCAGGTTTGCTTTCCCTGGACACACCAATCCTTGGGAAAGCAGCACTGGGGAGTTTCAAAGCGAGCAAAGCGCCCGGTTTAAATCCAGGCGTTTTCATGTCACCGatacaacagcaacaaaactccccaaaataaaggaagaaaacgTTTCAGTCTGAGCTCTCCagagggaggagctgctggatttGACCCAGCATTTTACCTTTTGGGTCTCACAGTTTGGCTCACAGCTGTGGTTCATGAAGCGGGAGCAGTTTCCTTTCTGGGTGGCGTCGATGATCTGAAAAGGGACAAGAAATGCGGGGGAAAAGGTTCATTCCTTGGCATGGGAACCATTCCATGTGGGAATCATCCCCCTTCCCACTCCTTATCTGATATTCCCCATCTTTATTTTAGAGATTGGGGGTTGCTAGGACATTAATTCCACCCCAAAAGAGCACTTAGGTACTCGGCTCCTCATTTTCAAGAGCTCTCCAGCTGAATGCAGATCCTGCATTTTGTTTCTGATACAGCCATGAGGGCCTGGGACAGTGAATTTTTCTCCCACACACCTCATGCTCCAAGGGAAAAGTCATCCCAGAAATAAAAACTCGTTTGATGACTGGAAATGCTCATTTGTGACACTTAAAATCACACAACAATCTCAAAAAACCCttattttaggagaaaaaacACCCAGGAAAAATCACTCTGAGTATTTTTAGCTCCTTTTCTCTCAAGCTCCCCAGACCTAAAAAGTCCTGACAGGAGAGACAAGGAGAATAAAGGAGAATAAGAGATGGAATTTCTATTTATCCTTCTTGTTCTCAGGTAGAGGGAACAGCTCCACATCCCTTGGAGCTGAAGCAGCCATAAATAATTAAGGATATCCCATATATAAATATCCCAGTGGCAATCCTGCACAGAGCAACTCTGCCAGCTCCCAATTTCATGGAGTTTAATGTGAAaggaaatgtggatttttggTGTATTTGGGCACCCAAAAAGAGCAAGTTTAGCTTGGAGCATCTTCCCAAACTTCTCTCCCATGGATGTTTTCCCATGCAACAACGAGCCATGCTCCatcttttcctttggaaaaacaCTTTTCCCTCCCTAAGGATGCTGGGATACATTTAAACTGCCATAGTTTTGTTGGAACTGAGCAATGGGTTAAAAAATCTTGAGGCTTGATGTTTCCTTTCCTCAGGAAAACATTCCCAATGGATTCAGGACTTGCTCCATGGGTTCCCAAGGAGCTGGTGCTGTACACAGCTAAATCCAGCCTTTCCCAAAGCCCAACCCAGCAATCCCACTGCTCACCTCATCATTCTTCAGGGCCATGAAATAATAGTGGATGTTTTTATTCCGGGCATATTCCTTCACTCGAGCCTTGAATTCCTTGTGATCCAGCACTTCCCCACAGTATTCCAAGACAAAAGTGTTgctgaaagagggaaaaatattaattttcttagaaaaaaactACAAACACAAAATAATCCCTGTTCAGGAGAATTTTCTGAGCACAATTCTCAGCCTGGCCATCCTGGTGGTGTAGCAATAATGGTGTGCTTTAATCTCAGGGAATTCTGATTAATTTGGGATTTTATGCTGTCACATGGGAAGGTGACAGAGGGACAAAGCTCCCCTTGGAGCAGGGTTTGTTCTATAAATTCAGTATATTCATGGAAttacaggatggtttgggttggaagggaactttgagctcatcccattccaacaccattcccatgggcagggacaccttccactgtcccaggctgctccaaaccccatccaacctggccctggacacttccagggatccagggacaaccacagctgctctgggcagctgggccagggctggaGAGCCTTTTCCAAGAGGAATTTTCCCAATATCtcccctgagcctgccctggcccagcctgaggccgttccctctcctcctgtccctgttccctgggataagatcccaaatcctcccggctgtccctcctgtcaggagctgtacagagccacaaggtcccccctgatcccccttttctccaggctgagccccttcccagctccctcaggaattctccagccccttcccagctgtgttccctgccctggacacactccaggATGCTTCCTTCTCCCAGTGAACCTCATCTTGGTCTCCCCATCCTGATCCTCCCCTGTGCCTCAGGAGATTTCAATGTCCTCACTCCTCTCTCCTTTGCTGGCCTCACCTAACCCAGCACTTGGAATTACAATCCTGAATTAACAAACAAGGAGGAAAGATCCCCTCTGGATCTTCTCGCTGTCCCAGGGGGAGGAGGACTCGGGAAGAGAAGTTTTGCAGAGATGGGAAGAGATGAACGGACACAACAGGAATGAAGCAGGAACAGAGAGAGTGGAGGCAGATTCATCCCAAGAATAAGCCATGGAAAGGATGTTGGGAAACCACAAAGAGCAAAACCAGGCTGGGAGATCAAACAATAGACGGGCAGATGCCAAAGAGAAGAGGGACATCCAGCAGGGATGAGGACGAGCTGGAAGAACTCAGCCCATCTCCTGTCAGATAAATCCAGACCCCACAGGCCCTTTTCCCTtcaggagggaggaaaagggtGGGAAAAGGCCGTGGGAAGAGGGAAGGCTTACGATGGCAGGTCCTTGGCAGCTCTGAGCCCCCAGCCCTTCTTCTCGGTCAGGATCACCTCCACATCCGCGTGCTGCTTCTTCTGGAAGCGCCGGTTGGAGCAGTAGTCACCGTTTGGACACcgggaggagctgagggaaaggaagggagcAAATCAATTCCCAGCAGGAAAACAGCACCAACAGGAAGGGCTCAGATGGGaaataaatcccaaataatcAGGAGAAATTCCGTGCGAAAGCTTCAAATGTGGTTCGCTATAAAAAGCAGAACCACGTGGCTGTCAACGTGCAAATGCAGATCGTTTATTTCTGGAAAGATAAAAACATTTGGAATGCTGATCCCGCTGTATTTTTGTATCAGGGCATCCCAGTGGGGAGAACTGGGCTCTTCTCCCCTTCTTCTGGGGGTTATTCCCTCAAGACATTTCCTGCTCTAGGCCTGACCTATgagataaaagcaaaaattgGGATTCTGGCAGGTAATTCCAATCCTTCCACAATCCTCGTGCCAGGGGGAAATCCCACCAAgcaccctgtccctgcctgcagctcccatGGAGCAGCAAACCTCTTCCAGAGGGAGAAGGAGACATCAGCCATAGGCTGGAGAGGCTCTGGGGAAAGAAGATCCAGAAGGTTGTGAGGGCTGATCTCCTGCAGATCATCCAAGGATttaaatcatggaatcatggaatggtttgggtgggaagggaccctaaggaccatctcattccacccccttgccatgggcagggagacCTCCcattgtcccaggctgctccaagccccatccaacccccaaaaccttccagggatggagcagccacagcttctgctgGCAGCTCCGAAGCTCACTGCAGGCCAGCACAGACACTTCACTGCCACCTCTCAGGAATTCCCGGGTTATTTGAGGGATTCCCAGGACACCTCCAGGCCAATCCATGGACCCCAACTCACCACTCGATCATGAGCAGGCGATTGAGACAATCCTCTCCACAGGCCACCTCCCCCTGCGCCCGCTCCTCCTTGGACAGCGGGGGACACTCGCACAGCATCCGCTTGATATCCCGGTGGGATTTGTTCTTCTTCCTGGGAAGCCAAGGCATGGGAATACAGGTGAGACAGCAGCCAGGTGGAGAAACTCCTCCTCAATCCTTATCAGTggtttttggaaaaaaaagggaaaataaatttctcGACGTACGCATTGATAACCCTAGGGACAAGAATAACCAAGGACACTTGGCTTGGTGATGACTTTGTGATGGCAAAAGGCGATTTCTTTTAAAGAGAATTCCCAGGATATTtagctgtttttcctttctcctccctgtCTATGTTTATTTGGACACCCACATTTTAATAAGGCAAATTGGAGGGTTTGGTTACTTCAGCCTCTGCTTTGCTGTTAAGTGTGAGGatgaaaaagaggagaaaatcagAGTTAGACAAAAAGCAGGGAATCCACTAATTCATATTTTAGCTTCCATGAAGGATTTGGGGAATGCTCTAGAGTGTGGATCCCAACAAGGcaaaaaatataaggaaaagaAGTCAAACTATGGCAATTAGATCCAAAAAAGCTCCTCTGAGATGATAGATAAAGACAAGGAAGTAACCAAAACCTTTGGAAAAGCGCCTTGTTTGTCCAAGAGCTTTTCAACACCCAGACAGAATTCCCTGTGCCAACAGAAAGGGAGTGAGCTGGCATTTGGGGACATTAAACAGGCAGGATCTGGTAAAGGGTATAAATAAATCAACCTTGCCCTCTGATCCTCCCATTTTCCAGCTCTTCTCAGCACTTGGGACTGTCTGGGCCAAAGTGGGCGATTCCCTTTAGGAGGAGAGAGCCTGGGGTGGCTTTGCCAAATGTGGGGAATGCAGCatccctgccccttcctccaAAGGATGCCAATTCGGCCATAAAACCCCCCAACCATCCTGGAAGCAAATGGAAGCTAAATCCCAAACCTGCTCCAGGAATTAAAACAAGGCTAAAGCAGCAGTTACCTCTCCGTCAAGTAGACGTTCTCCTCGATGAGGTCGAAGTAACAGGGCATCTTCCCCTGCTTGGCAAACTCCTTCCAGCGCTGGGGGTCCCTGAAATCATCCATGATGCATAACCTGCCCACCATGGAGGAATCCTGCGGCGCCGGCTCCACCTGCTCCCCCTCCAGcttccccttcctcttctcccCGGAGTCGCCGTCGCTCTCCGAGTCGCTCTCCAACTCTGGCCGCCTTTTTTTCGGTGGGCCTCGTTCCTTCACGTCgtttttttccaaagctttcGCCTCGTCCTTCTTCTCCCCGCCAGGCACCGGCTCCTTGGTGGAATTGCTGCTGATCTCGTGCGCCTGCACCGAGCCCTTCTCCTTCTGCTCGGGCAGCTGGGATTttccagaggggctggggaagcGGGGCTTGCACTCCTCATCCCAACGCTCGTCCTCTTCAAACTCCTCGTGGTCTTCCGTGAGGGAATCCGGCACCTGGCCCTGGATGCGCTCGTAGTTAACCACGGAGGCTCTGCTGGCTGCCCTCGCATCCCAGTAACCGTTGCCCTGCCAGTagctctgggagctgggatagGCTCCCGGGCCCGGCTGGTAAACGTAGCCCGAGTACATCCCAAAGCTGCTGTCCGGCTGCTGGTAGGTGCTGCTGGGCTTCTCCTGCTGGGAGAAGTCCCAGCCCACGGCACCCATCTCCTCCGGGGCACGGAAACCATCCAGCCTGGAGTAGTCTCCGAGGCCGGACTGGTTCAGCCCGCCCTGCCCTTGCCGACTGTCAGGCTTGGAAGAGCTCATCTGGTGCCGGGATGTGTCGGTGCTTTCCAAACTCTCCGGGACGCAGAAGGGCTGCTCCTCCGGCCGGCCCATGGACCTTCCCACGGCCGCCGTGTCCGGCAGCCCCATCCTCTCCTCCGTGCCGGCTTTGCCGTGGGAATCGGCCGTGAGGTCCGCCTGGCTCGTGCTGTCCACGCCATCGCTCTGGGCCTGGCACGGATCCGcccgcagctcctccagctccttcctgctCAGCTCCGTGGAGGTTGCCGGACTCTTCTCCATCCCTCTGGGAGAACACCTGCTCTCCACCTGGGGACCACCTTTACTCCCCGTATTTTCTGACCTCTCCTCATAGTAGGGCCTGCTGGGCTCGGGGCGCTCATCATCCCAGTGGTCGGAGAAGCGCCGGGTGCTCCGGGAGGAGCCTGGGCTGCTCTCCTCCATGGCTATGGTGGAGTTCTTGGGAACCACCACAACTGACTGGAGCTTCTTCCGCGGCGTCCCATCATCGGAATCCGAGTCCTCCGTGTCACTGTCCTCACTGCCCCCTTCGCTGTTGCTGTCCCCTGAGTCGGAATAATCGTCGTGGCCAGCGGGAATGAATTCCAAGGCGTTGCCGCTGCTGTCACACGTTGGGGCTTGGGTCACCATCTCCGTGTCGTCTGCCGTGACAATGACATCGGAGGAGGGATATAAAGTGTCTGGAAAAGCCGAGGCCACCAAGGGCTCGCTTCCCTCATCCCTCTCGGCCGATACGCCGGGAGACTGAACCCTCAGCTcatccagctcagctccctccGTGGAAACAGCACTTTCTTCCACGACCTCTCTGCCACGGTGCTCCAGCGGCACTTCCGAATAGTAGGAATGTTCATTCTGGAACGACAACTTGCCTTTTGCTGAGCCAAGATCAACGTGCTGAGCATCCAACTCCAGCATCTCTTCGGCTTCCGAATGCTGGAGTGGCTCCTGGCACACACCCGGCGGGGGCACGTCCCATTTGGAAGAGACACTTTCCTCCAGCACGGGATGATCCGACTGGAGCCTCAGGGAACAGCCATCCTGGGAGGAATCCCTACTCGAGCTTTCCACTGCCAGGCTGATTTTATGGGAAGGATGGCATTGTTCATCCTCCCCGGCAGACTTGGAATGGGAATCCTCCGCGCTCTCGTAATCGCACGTCACCGTCTGTGGCTCCACCTGCACGTCCAGGAAAGTCTCGGATGGCACTTTCAAATCCGCAGGTTCCGCTTCGATTTCCACTTCCGAGTGGTACAAACCAGGGGTGGCATCAGAAATGTAGCAAAAAACAGGTTCTTTGGTTTTGTCACACAGAGTGTGAGTCACCTCCTCATCCAACTTCTTCAGGTCAGCGTTAGTGGGATCTACATTCACGGCAGGGAGAGGAGCGGCTTCCTCCGGCTCTGGAGCCTCCGCTTCCTGGAACAGGCTGTTGCACTCGCTGGACTGGACCCGGGAATCATCCAGCTCTTGTTCTTGGGACACATCCGTGCTCTCAAACCCATTGGATGGCAACGGATATGATGGGCTGGTATTGATGGCAGGCGATGCTTCCGACCGACCCGGGCCGTGGTCAGAGGATGCAGCAACATCCTCTGCTTTGCAGGCACTGGAAGTTGCCAGACCTTCATCCTGACCCTCCGGGGAGCCGTTCACGCTCGATTCCGTGGGGAAACACATTCTCAAGGGATCGTGCTTTGCCCTTAAGAACGTTTCTTGCTCCTTAACACTGTCATGGCCTTCGTTTGCTGCAAGTTCCTCGGATTTTGAGTTTGCCAAACCTGCCTTGGACTCGTCGGCCTTCGGCAAAGCGGGAGAATCGTTGAACTGATTTAATGGAGAAAGTGTCTTTTCCCTTTCCAACTTTTTCACACTGGACACCCTGATCTCATTGTTCTTTACACAAGAGGTCTCTAAATCTAGAGAATTAGACTTGGACTTGATTTCTTCAATTGATTCTGTACAACAGAAAGAACTCTTAAATTTATCAGGCTTTGGTGCGGGGGCCTTGGAAGGGGTGGATTTATAGCGGGAGGAATTCACATTACTGTCGGGCTTGGAATGGGATGTCCCCTTCCGATAGCCCAGTTCATCAAGGGGAGAGCACCTTTTGGATACTTCACTTTCAGAAGTCCTTTTGGAATCTCGATCCGCTTTTGAAGACGACCTCCCTCTCCTGTCCACGTCGGCATGAGACGACTCCACTTTGCTGTCCCTGTCCGACTTGGAGTAAGAGGATCTCGAGTCTctgtaggaggaggaggaatgggAGGACGTACGCCTGGAGTCACTGGACCTGGAATGTGTCCTCCTGTACTCGTCCTCCGAGTCCGAGCTCTCCCGCGCCCGGCTGTCCGCGTACGACCGGGAATAGCGCGACCGTTCCCGGTACGGGGAGCTCCGGTGGTACCGGCGGTCGGAGTCGTAGTAATGCGAGCGTTCTGACCTGGAGTAGGAGGAGCTGGTTCGGGAGCTGCGGTCGGAGCGGGAACGCGAATGAGACCGGCTTcgccttctctctctctccgaGCGGGAGCGGGAGGACGAGTACCGCGAGTCTCTCTCTGATTTGGAATAGCTCGAGTACTTCTCATCCCTGTCCGACCTGGAGCGCGACGAGGACTTGCCCAGGTCATCGCTCCGGAGGGACGCGGAGCTCCGTCTGGGATCTCTGTCCTTTTCCGTGCTCGAGATCTTCTGCTCATGCGACCGCTGGCTGGAGGAGGTCCTCACGGAATCCTCGTCGGACTCGGAGCCCTGCAGCGCGCCATCCGACTGGGAGAACTTCCTCTTGGCTCCCTGCCTCCGGGAGCACACGGGAGCACCCTTTGAGCTGTCGGGAACCTCATCCTCCTTCCCAATATGGGAATCTTCCTTGGGCGGGGTTACCTGTGTCTGCTCGGGCGCGGGCGGAGTCACGCGCTCCTCTGAGCCGCGCGACGCCGGATCCTGCTTGGCGTCCGGCTCCGAGGCCTCCCTGGGCAGCGCCTGGCTCGGCTCCCTCGGCACGGGGGCTTCGGCTTCGCCGGGCGGCGACAGCAGCAGCGCCGGCATCGGTGTCGCCAGCGGGGCCGCGGCTCCAGGAACCGGCACCGGTGACGCCGGCGGTggcggcggtggcgggggaggcggcggcgtGGGGGGGAGATCCACGGCCAAGGCCACCGGTTCCGTTACCGGCGCCGCCGGAGATGGGGGTGGCTTTGCCGTGACGTTCagtaaatgttttttaaaatgaatcTTCCCCAATTCTACCTTCGGTTTCGGAGGCGAAGATTCCTCGGCTGAACTGGCGGTGTCCCCCAGGTCCAGtttatttttggggttaaaatcAGCGGGAAGGGGAACCGCTGGAGGGGTGGgagtttcattttgtttctcgTTTCCCAGAGCAGTCAGGAATCGATTGGGTAAAGTTTTCTTGGTTAAACTAAAACTGAAAGACACTTTTTGTCTTCCCTGCTCCTCAAGGTTAACCTTGGTTTTGGTGCCTTTGGGCAGAAAGCGACTCGAGGCGACGCCTTTGAACACGGGGCCTTTGATAAAACCGGCTCTCGGCACCGTTTCAGGTTtgccctgtgaaagaaaaagaagatgcAGTTGGAGgaattggattttggggggggtttcaACTCAgttctgcagcattttctttcaCCTGGTGAATTTTTCATGATGATAAAAGAGAAATGCATACCCTGTGTCTATCTTTAttgcctggctctgtcctgaaaAAATCAATTCCTAAGACTTCTCCAGCCTGAAACTAAGCCTCCTCTGAGGTTTGGGCTGAGCCTTTTTATCTGACTTACTAATGACCAAGCTCAAAGTCCTTTTATCATTTAATTCctatttttttgaaaaagagAGTTCAGCTTATAAAGTTAATTGAGGGCAAAATTCTGCCTTTTTTATGCTGTTTCTGTGGTCCCAGGCTACAAAAGATCCTGAGTTTTAAGCTTAAAGTGCACTTGTTTATGTGAATCCACCTGgatgcagccttccagtactggagaaggcagcagggagagctcagagcccttccagggcctgaaggggctccaggagagctggagagggactggggacaaggatggagggacaggacacagggaatggctcccactgccagagggcagggatgggtgggagattgggaattaggaattcctggctgggagggtggggagaggctggaatggaattcccagagcagctgtggctgcccctggatccctggaagtgcccgaGGCCAGGTTGGAAATTGGGGCTTTGaacaacctgggacagtgggaggtgtccctgcccatagccagggtggcactggatgatcttGAGAGTCCTTTTCCACCAAAATCATTTTGGGATTCTGGAATTTGGTCCCAGCATAAACCAGACCAATAACAACTACAGCAGGAATATAAACCCCATCCTTTCCCACCTCCCCCCAACAGCCTTCTCCTGGTCATCACGAATTCCTGCAAGTTCCCAGGCTCAGGCCTAGACCAGCATTAATGAACAACTCCCCAAGAATTCCCATCAGGAGCCAGTGGTGCATGATGACTCCATCAGCTCTGGATCAACCGACTGTTCCaagctccatgtccttcccaccaggagctgctggctgcctcCTACCCAGGAGCTCACTCAGCACCTTGCAAGCCCAAATCCAGGAATTTTCAGAGCACGCAGCACCCTCTATTCCATTTGAGcatttcttcctctgttttAAATCTTAAAGCTCATCTGTGTCCCAGGAATAACATCCTGGAGAAGATAAAGCGGGAAAAGGGCTTTGTTGTCAATAGTACCTATCTCCAAAAATCCAAATTGCATCAGAATCACGGAATTCccaaatggtttgggttgaagggACCCTCAGGATTATCCTGCTTCaatcctgccatggcagggacacctcccactgtcccaggctgctccaagccctgtccagcctggccttgggcactgccagggatccaggggcagccacagctgctctggaaattatattttgtgttttaaccCTAATTCCAATGGAAAGAGTCATTTCCAAATTGTCCAGAGCCGGGTTTTGCTGCTGTAGCTGTGCCATGAGCACATTtttggcaggagcagcagtttCTTGCAGCCCCCTGTGAATTATTAAGGATTTTGTTATCCTTTAACTCATGGAAAACAACGTGGAGCTGCCCAGGATCAAGGCACCACAGTAAATGATTAAATGAGACATTGGTGGATTGGAAATCCTGTGTTTTCTGCACCCTGGGACATCACATATCCCAAAAACTCCTCTTTTTCAACACACTGGGGGTTTCATTGTGAGCACTTGTTAATGGTCTATCCATGACTTGTCCTGGGGACCCAACCCAGCATCACTCTGGATCTGCAGCAGAAAATTCCCTTCGCTGTGGGAAAACCGGGAGCAAAACCCAAAAGAATTTCCTTGAAATCTGTGTCTTTTATTAGGGGACATTTCAGGGATGATT comes from Lonchura striata isolate bLonStr1 chromosome 1, bLonStr1.mat, whole genome shotgun sequence and encodes:
- the SETD2 gene encoding histone-lysine N-methyltransferase SETD2 — its product is MGDFYDPEHPTPEEEENEGKPETVPRAGFIKGPVFKGVASSRFLPKGTKTKVNLEEQGRQKVSFSFSLTKKTLPNRFLTALGNEKQNETPTPPAVPLPADFNPKNKLDLGDTASSAEESSPPKPKVELGKIHFKKHLLNVTAKPPPSPAAPVTEPVALAVDLPPTPPPPPPPPPPPASPVPVPGAAAPLATPMPALLLSPPGEAEAPVPREPSQALPREASEPDAKQDPASRGSEERVTPPAPEQTQVTPPKEDSHIGKEDEVPDSSKGAPVCSRRQGAKRKFSQSDGALQGSESDEDSVRTSSSQRSHEQKISSTEKDRDPRRSSASLRSDDLGKSSSRSRSDRDEKYSSYSKSERDSRYSSSRSRSERERRRSRSHSRSRSDRSSRTSSSYSRSERSHYYDSDRRYHRSSPYRERSRYSRSYADSRARESSDSEDEYRRTHSRSSDSRRTSSHSSSSYRDSRSSYSKSDRDSKVESSHADVDRRGRSSSKADRDSKRTSESEVSKRCSPLDELGYRKGTSHSKPDSNVNSSRYKSTPSKAPAPKPDKFKSSFCCTESIEEIKSKSNSLDLETSCVKNNEIRVSSVKKLEREKTLSPLNQFNDSPALPKADESKAGLANSKSEELAANEGHDSVKEQETFLRAKHDPLRMCFPTESSVNGSPEGQDEGLATSSACKAEDVAASSDHGPGRSEASPAINTSPSYPLPSNGFESTDVSQEQELDDSRVQSSECNSLFQEAEAPEPEEAAPLPAVNVDPTNADLKKLDEEVTHTLCDKTKEPVFCYISDATPGLYHSEVEIEAEPADLKVPSETFLDVQVEPQTVTCDYESAEDSHSKSAGEDEQCHPSHKISLAVESSSRDSSQDGCSLRLQSDHPVLEESVSSKWDVPPPGVCQEPLQHSEAEEMLELDAQHVDLGSAKGKLSFQNEHSYYSEVPLEHRGREVVEESAVSTEGAELDELRVQSPGVSAERDEGSEPLVASAFPDTLYPSSDVIVTADDTEMVTQAPTCDSSGNALEFIPAGHDDYSDSGDSNSEGGSEDSDTEDSDSDDGTPRKKLQSVVVVPKNSTIAMEESSPGSSRSTRRFSDHWDDERPEPSRPYYEERSENTGSKGGPQVESRCSPRGMEKSPATSTELSRKELEELRADPCQAQSDGVDSTSQADLTADSHGKAGTEERMGLPDTAAVGRSMGRPEEQPFCVPESLESTDTSRHQMSSSKPDSRQGQGGLNQSGLGDYSRLDGFRAPEEMGAVGWDFSQQEKPSSTYQQPDSSFGMYSGYVYQPGPGAYPSSQSYWQGNGYWDARAASRASVVNYERIQGQVPDSLTEDHEEFEEDERWDEECKPRFPSPSGKSQLPEQKEKGSVQAHEISSNSTKEPVPGGEKKDEAKALEKNDVKERGPPKKRRPELESDSESDGDSGEKRKGKLEGEQVEPAPQDSSMVGRLCIMDDFRDPQRWKEFAKQGKMPCYFDLIEENVYLTERKKNKSHRDIKRMLCECPPLSKEERAQGEVACGEDCLNRLLMIECSSRCPNGDYCSNRRFQKKQHADVEVILTEKKGWGLRAAKDLPSNTFVLEYCGEVLDHKEFKARVKEYARNKNIHYYFMALKNDEIIDATQKGNCSRFMNHSCEPNCETQKWTVNGQLRVGFFTTKLVPSGSELTFDYQFQRYGKEAQKCFCGSSNCRGYLGGENRVSIRAAGGKMKKERSRKKDSVDGELEALLENGEGLSDKNQVLSLSRLMVRIETLEQKLTCLKLIQNTHSQSCLKSFLECHGLSLLWIWMTELGDGRGSTANNLKLQLEIMKTLELLPIPTKNMLEESKVLPIIQRWAQTKTAVPQLSEGDGYSSENTSRAHTPLNTPELSAKQGVEGDTDTPKKLVFRRLKIISENSMDSAISDTTSELEGKEGKEDLDQLEAAPVEVMEEQQQQQQQDIKTGVEAPVESSKSQPAELEAEPEAEVKESNGAKLEEPMAMETPSQDEEEGVSDVESERSQEQTDKIVDVSDLATRLLDSWKELKEVYRIPKKSQAEKESSAERGRDTGGLRDQTPTAKNPILSRERDPERQSQSKERKRRRDSLSPPSSAYERGTKRPEDRYDTPASSKKKVRPKDRNKLSTEERRKLFEQEVAQREAQKQQQQLQNLGMTSPLPYDSMGYGTPHHSFMGYPPGYPMQAYVDPSNPNAGKVLLPTPSMDSMCSPAGYEHSQTLVGHAVEPALSTPQPVPVVQHVAAAVEVTAAPQYVAQGDAVVHQEANVAVLPVAAAGAVQSQSYGVWDSSQQPAVAVQQPYSPAQSQPAIYYQGQTCQTVYGVTSPYSQTTPPIVQSYTQPGLQYIQGQQIYTAHPQGVIVQPPTAVTTIVAAGQPQPIQQPELVVTNNLLDLPPPSPPKPKTIVLPPNWKTARDPEGKIYYYHVVTRQTQWDPPTWDSPGDDASLEHEAEMDLGTPTYDENPMKSSKKPKTAEADTSSELAKKSKEVFRKEMSQFIVQCLNPYRKPDCKVGRITTTEDFKHLARKLTHGVMNKELKYCKNPEDLECNENVKHKTKEYIKKYMQKFGILYKPKEDTELE